From Streptomyces yatensis, one genomic window encodes:
- a CDS encoding ABC transporter ATP-binding protein, which yields MAEPDGPVLEVRDLAKLYPLTQGVVVKRRIGAVRAVDTVSFALRRGETLGIVGESGCGKSTVAKLLVSLERPTAGTILYRGEDITRLSGRALRAVRRNIQMVFQDPYTSLNPRMTVGDIIGEPFEIHPEAAPKGDRRRAVQELLEVVGLSPEHLNRYPHQFSGGQRQRIGIARGLALRPEVIVADEPVSALDVSVQAQVVNLMERLQDEFGLAYVFIAHDLSVVRHIADRVAVMYLGRFAEMGTGPEIYDHPTHPYTQALLSAVPVPDPVARTRRTRILLPGDVPSPANPPSGCRFRTRCWKAADRCATETPLLAVPSALAGPAAHASACHFAEERAGVRA from the coding sequence ATGGCTGAGCCCGATGGGCCGGTCCTGGAGGTCCGCGATCTGGCCAAGCTCTATCCCCTGACCCAGGGCGTGGTGGTCAAGCGGCGGATCGGCGCCGTCCGGGCGGTCGACACGGTCTCCTTCGCCCTGCGGCGCGGGGAGACGCTCGGCATCGTCGGCGAGTCCGGCTGCGGCAAGTCCACCGTGGCCAAGCTGCTGGTCAGCCTGGAGCGGCCGACCGCCGGGACGATCCTCTACCGGGGCGAGGACATCACCCGGCTCTCGGGCCGCGCGCTGCGGGCCGTCCGCCGCAACATCCAGATGGTCTTCCAGGACCCGTACACCTCGCTCAACCCGCGGATGACGGTGGGCGACATCATCGGGGAGCCCTTCGAGATCCACCCCGAGGCGGCCCCCAAGGGCGATCGGCGGCGGGCGGTCCAGGAGCTGCTGGAGGTGGTGGGGCTCAGCCCGGAACACCTCAACCGCTACCCCCACCAGTTCTCCGGCGGCCAGCGCCAGCGCATCGGCATCGCCCGGGGCCTGGCGCTACGGCCGGAGGTCATCGTCGCGGACGAGCCGGTCTCGGCGCTGGACGTATCGGTGCAGGCGCAGGTGGTCAATCTGATGGAGCGGCTGCAGGACGAGTTCGGCCTGGCGTACGTCTTCATCGCCCACGACCTGTCGGTGGTCCGGCACATCGCCGACCGGGTCGCCGTGATGTACCTGGGCCGCTTCGCCGAAATGGGAACCGGCCCCGAGATCTACGACCACCCCACCCACCCGTACACCCAGGCCCTGCTCTCCGCCGTCCCGGTCCCCGACCCCGTGGCCCGCACCCGCCGGACCCGCATCCTGCTCCCCGGCGACGTCCCCTCCCCGGCCAACCCGCCCTCCGGCTGCCGCTTCCGCACCCGCTGCTGGAAGGCAGCGGACCGCTGCGCGACGGAGACCCCGCTGCTGGCGGTGCCGAGCGCCCTGGCAGGCCCCGCCGCCCACGCCTCGGCCTGCCACTTCGCGGAGGAGCGCGCGGGGGTCAGGGCATGA